The following coding sequences are from one Xiphias gladius isolate SHS-SW01 ecotype Sanya breed wild chromosome 14, ASM1685928v1, whole genome shotgun sequence window:
- the LOC120799434 gene encoding uncharacterized protein CXorf38-like isoform X2, with product MVREQLVVRLNDREYKNWLKAGRCLLILKDGLHPFIGQQMRAFHGDLLNQNPLLRKPCETSSCKPKGNKLSRLCRLCTAWQTAILRHHRQPDATVNWDNCFPPSWRTDPWEVAKVIRYRNELMHSCELRMKDEWMRHYQTSLKHLVQQFSHIPQMAKVGQEIDKMLAVDLLICVSGVDQLDSGDLDGLECDSVHQGEPSANLISQWEAELLQERLQELLHADDNDDTKTQDAEQLRGLGGFLQANSDLGERFSAELQTINSLEARK from the exons ATGGTTCGCGAGCAGCTGGTGGTCCGTCTCAACGACAGGGAGTACAAAAACTGGCTGAAAGCCGGACGATGTCTGCTCATCCTGAAGGACGGCCTCCATCCCTTCATCGGCCAGCAGATGAGAGCCTTCCACGGAGATCTGCTCAATCAAAACCCTCTGCTACGGAAGCCCTGTGAGACTTCTTCATGCAAACCGAAAGGGAATAAG cttTCCCGGTTGTGTAGGCTCTGCACTGCGTGGCAGACAGCGATCCTGAGACACCACAGACAACCCGATGCCACCGTGAACTGGGACAACTGCTTCCCTCCCTCCTGGAGAACAGACCCCTGGGAAGTGGCCAAG GTGATCCGATACAGGAATGAGTTAATGCATTCTTGTGAGTTGCGTATGAAAGACGAATGGATGCGACATTACCAGACCAGTCTGAAACACTTGGTGCAGCAGTTCAGCCACATACCACAGATGGCAAAGGTTGGACAAGAGATAGATAAG ATGCTGGCTGTTGATTTGTTAATATGTGTCTCTGGTGTGGACCAACTGGACTCTGGTGACTTGGATGGATTAGAGTGTGATTCTGTCCACCAAGGGGAGCCCAGTGCCAACTTAATCAGCCAATGGGAAGCTGAGTTGCTACAAGAGAGGTTGCAGGAATTACTGCATGCcgatgataatgatgatacaAAGACACAG GATGCTGAGCAGTTGAGGGGGCTGGGTGGTTTCCTGCAGGCCAACAGCGATTTGGGCGAGAGGTTTTCTGCAGAGCTCCAAACCATCAACTCACTGGAGGCCAGAAAataa
- the LOC120799434 gene encoding uncharacterized protein CXorf38-like isoform X1, with the protein MVREQLVVRLNDREYKNWLKAGRCLLILKDGLHPFIGQQMRAFHGDLLNQNPLLRKPCETSSCKPKGNKLSRLCRLCTAWQTAILRHHRQPDATVNWDNCFPPSWRTDPWEVAKAYMPRGQGKVKGADQCDASALLNLINYCDRFQFVDPKFVREVIRYRNELMHSCELRMKDEWMRHYQTSLKHLVQQFSHIPQMAKVGQEIDKMLAVDLLICVSGVDQLDSGDLDGLECDSVHQGEPSANLISQWEAELLQERLQELLHADDNDDTKTQDAEQLRGLGGFLQANSDLGERFSAELQTINSLEARK; encoded by the exons ATGGTTCGCGAGCAGCTGGTGGTCCGTCTCAACGACAGGGAGTACAAAAACTGGCTGAAAGCCGGACGATGTCTGCTCATCCTGAAGGACGGCCTCCATCCCTTCATCGGCCAGCAGATGAGAGCCTTCCACGGAGATCTGCTCAATCAAAACCCTCTGCTACGGAAGCCCTGTGAGACTTCTTCATGCAAACCGAAAGGGAATAAG cttTCCCGGTTGTGTAGGCTCTGCACTGCGTGGCAGACAGCGATCCTGAGACACCACAGACAACCCGATGCCACCGTGAACTGGGACAACTGCTTCCCTCCCTCCTGGAGAACAGACCCCTGGGAAGTGGCCAAG GCCTACATGCCCCGTGGTCAGGGGAAAGTGAAGGGGGCAGATCAGTGCGATGCCTCTGCTTTGCTCAACCTCATCAACTACTGTGACCGCTTCCAGTTTGTGGATCCAAAATTTGTGAGAGAG GTGATCCGATACAGGAATGAGTTAATGCATTCTTGTGAGTTGCGTATGAAAGACGAATGGATGCGACATTACCAGACCAGTCTGAAACACTTGGTGCAGCAGTTCAGCCACATACCACAGATGGCAAAGGTTGGACAAGAGATAGATAAG ATGCTGGCTGTTGATTTGTTAATATGTGTCTCTGGTGTGGACCAACTGGACTCTGGTGACTTGGATGGATTAGAGTGTGATTCTGTCCACCAAGGGGAGCCCAGTGCCAACTTAATCAGCCAATGGGAAGCTGAGTTGCTACAAGAGAGGTTGCAGGAATTACTGCATGCcgatgataatgatgatacaAAGACACAG GATGCTGAGCAGTTGAGGGGGCTGGGTGGTTTCCTGCAGGCCAACAGCGATTTGGGCGAGAGGTTTTCTGCAGAGCTCCAAACCATCAACTCACTGGAGGCCAGAAAataa
- the LOC120798430 gene encoding SH2 domain-containing protein 1A-like isoform X1, which translates to MEQEGRLVQSIYYGRIGSEAAERLLERFGRDGSFLLRDSETVQGAYCLCVRKAPFVHTYRLAHSADGWFLQNSRDRPQRFRTLETLIESYRRSAASGVGIAPLTHPLDRTELKYISSGQAVSSTEFAYMEMSSNSSSAY; encoded by the exons ATGGAGCAGGAGGGGAGGCTGGTCCAGTCTATTTACTACGGGAGAATCGGAAGCGAGGCCGCAGAGAGGCTGCTGGAGAGGTTTGGACGTGATGGCAGCTTTCTGCTGAGGGACAGTGAGACTGTGCAGGGCGCCTACTGCCTGTGTGTGAG gAAAGCACCTTTTGTGCACACCTACAGGCTTGCACACTCCGCCGACGGTTGGTTTCTTCAA AATTCAAGAGACAGACCGCAGAGATTTAGGACGCTTGAAACATTGATAGAAAGCTACAGAAGGAGTGCAGCCTCTGGTGTCGGAATAGCCCCCCTCACACATCCATTGGACAGAACAGAGCTCAAGTACATCAGCTCTGGACAAG CTGTCTCCTCCACAGAGTTTGCCTACATGGAGatgagcagcaacagcagctctgCCTACTGA
- the LOC120798430 gene encoding SH2 domain-containing protein 1A-like isoform X2, protein MEQEGRLVQSIYYGRIGSEAAERLLERFGRDGSFLLRDSETVQGAYCLCVRKAPFVHTYRLAHSADGWFLQNSRDRPQRFRTLETLIESYRRSAASGVGIAPLTHPLDRTELKYISSGQEFAYMEMSSNSSSAY, encoded by the exons ATGGAGCAGGAGGGGAGGCTGGTCCAGTCTATTTACTACGGGAGAATCGGAAGCGAGGCCGCAGAGAGGCTGCTGGAGAGGTTTGGACGTGATGGCAGCTTTCTGCTGAGGGACAGTGAGACTGTGCAGGGCGCCTACTGCCTGTGTGTGAG gAAAGCACCTTTTGTGCACACCTACAGGCTTGCACACTCCGCCGACGGTTGGTTTCTTCAA AATTCAAGAGACAGACCGCAGAGATTTAGGACGCTTGAAACATTGATAGAAAGCTACAGAAGGAGTGCAGCCTCTGGTGTCGGAATAGCCCCCCTCACACATCCATTGGACAGAACAGAGCTCAAGTACATCAGCTCTGGACAAG AGTTTGCCTACATGGAGatgagcagcaacagcagctctgCCTACTGA